The Ignicoccus islandicus DSM 13165 sequence TTTGGAAGAAGCTTGCAAGGAATTAGGATTAGAGTGCATTAAATGTCTACCAGAAGAGGTCTTCGAAAAGGTGAGGAAAGAAGTAACATCTTCAGAAATAACGCATGAGCTTTCTTTGAAATCTCTGGAAGAATGCCTTAAGAGAATTAAAGTTAAATACGAGATTAGAAAAGCTAAAACATAGAAAACGTTATTGCAGTTAAGTTGTGTACACTACACATCAAAACGGTGCATTTCAAGTATAGAATTCGAATATTATATTTATTAACTTCAAATAATATAGAAAGGTGGTGAAGGAATATGTTAAGAAGGAGAGAAGTAAAGGTACGGGAAGTAGTAGGACGGAAGGTGGTCAATAAGAAAGAATACAGGTACACCTACTATACTCTACCTCTGAACATCTACATACCAAAGCACGTCGTAGAGAAGTACGATAAGGACTATGTATTAGAGATAAATACTGAAACTGGTGAAATAAGGGCATTCCCAAAGAAACTCAAGGAAAACGTACCTCAAGTAGAGGCAACTCAATAACCCTAGAATATCAAAAGATTTCATAAGCAGTTAAAGTACAAACTTCAATTCTCCTTAGAAACAATCTTTTTATATTTTTCTCTTAGGATCTCTGCTAATTCTTTGCCATAGTACTCTTCGACTTTTTCAATTAGGTCTTCGACGACGTTTTTATAAGGCTTTAATAGTTTCAATACCTCAGCAAACTCCGTCTCAAAATACTTTTTGAGACCTTCCCGTGGGTCTTCTACTTCGAATGAATTGAACTTAAATTTACTCTCGGCTGTCCAAACCATTCTCCTTAAATCAGAAGCTAGTCTCGATCCTATTTCGTTCTGATGTTCAGCAATAACTACATTGAAGACTTGACGCAAGAAGTCCGGATACTTAGGCATCACCAACACTCCCCATACAGGCCTTTCGTCATCCCTATTATGAGGTCTTTCCCGGATTCTACGGTCATTGAAAATAATATATCGTAAATTATACCAATAAATTGTAAACTATTTATTATAGAATACAATTCGTATTTGAACTATTCCTGAAAGCACTCTAGGATTAAATTTCATCCTCATCCAGCTCTTCTAATGCCTCTAACTCCTCTAATTCTTCATCAATAGCTTCTTCCTCTGCTTCCTCTTCAGTGCCCAGTATATCTTCGATAGCCTCAATCTCCTCTTCGGTTGTCTGAGGAACTTCCTCTTCTTGAAACTTTGCAAGCTCTTCTGGATTAGCTGTATAGGAGCCGTCTGGAAGCTCAAATATTCTATTTTCTTCTAAGAGTTTTAAGAGAGCTCTTCTAAGTCTATCTTCACCTGCTGTAGCGGAAAACACCTCCTTGAGTTCTTTGAACTTCATTCTCTTTTCTTGCAATATATTTAGAATTAGTTGTTCCAATTCGATGTCATCAGGAGCTGCTAGAAGCACTATTTCGTCATCTTCATATATTTTTTCGAGTTTGTTTATTACTTCCTCTTGGACATCATCAACGGGTTTCTTTTCCTTGTTCACATCCTCCAATCTTTTTTACCCTCCGTAAAGTTTTGAATAAATCTATCATAAAAGTTTAAGCTCTAGCTTTAGAGAAAGTTATCGTACTTTGATTCGTCTTTACTAGCTGGTACTTCTCGAAGGTTTATATTACTTTAATATTACTAACCCCTAGGCTTCCTCTGAATCCCACTACTATCCCATTATATATTGTGTAACTCCTGTATTTGCTTTGATCCTCAATATCGTCTCCTTAGTGTTACTATACTATTACTAAGGACGTTTTTCAACAGCACACAAATTGGGACCAAATACTGGCTTACAAGAACTGCATCGTTGCTATAGCCTTCGCTATTTTCTCATTGCAATTTCACCGAAGAGAGATTTTGTTGTCTGTATGTTATTCATTTAATTGAAACACGTTTTTCAATCAATGTACTTCAACTTTGTTTATGAATAATTATACAAAACTCGCTTCTTAATAAAGTGAGTATGTAGAGTTACAGACGAAATAAACCACCTGTATATATTGGTGTAATACTTCCCAGTACGTTTGTTGCGAGGTATTGTGTCCCATAGGTGTGGGATTCAGAGGAAGCCTAGGGGTTAGTAATATTAAAGTAATATGTATTACTATTAAAGCTTGTCCATCTCATCTAAGGCTTTAATCAAATACTCTGAATCTGTAACGAATTCGTGTAGATCCAACGATTTCAAGGTAGAAGGAAGTGGTATACCATTTATCAGACTCCATCCCCTTTTCTTATAATACTCTGTTTTTGCTTCCTCCATATCCTCGTAACTTAGGAACGCTTTCAAGCCCTTTGCTGGTCCTGTAGGTGCAGGTTCCATCCATCGTGGAGGTACGGTATCATCAGACCTTCTTATACCACTCTTTATTGCCCACAATCTGCTCAGACTTTCCGTTCTCCAAGAGAGGGCCCGTAGTTCCTCTACACTGATGGAAATACCATAAACAATTTCTAGTAGTTTAGAGAAGTCTTCGAAGTTGTATGGTAGGAAAACACACGTGCCCATATGGTCTTGGACGCTCACCCTATCCCTATCTTCTATTAGACTATCGATTGCATTGACTGCTGGCTCCTTAGGTGGTTTATGAGGTCGAGGCCAACCCCTCAGATGACTTGCACCCACATCAGCTGTTGCGTAACTTAAACCAAACCCTAACAAACCTCTTGGATCCCAAGCAGGTGCCTCTAACCCTTTCACGTGAACGGCCCATTCCTTTCCATATCCAACGATTTCAGTTATTCTTTTAAGACCTTCTGCAAGCAATGCTCCTATTTCCTTCCGCTCAGCTATCAGCTTCATCAATTCTCTTTGCTTCTCTGCTTCACCCCACTTTATATCGTAGAGCTTATAGCCCCTTTCGGTCGTTTCCATTAGCCAACCTATCACGTTTCCGGTAGATATGCTATCTAATCCTAGCTCATTTACAGTTTTTATTGCTTTTAGCACATCATCCAATTTATATATTCCGTCCGCTGCACCAAGCATACCTAAATGCTCGTATTCGCTCTTAATTCCTTCTATTACTTTAGGACATTTGACTGGACACATGTAACCATAGGTTGATGGGTCTTCTTCAGCGACACTTATTGCCCTCTTAATTATTTCATCTCCTTTTAACTCACCGACGTCGCCTAGATGCGTGAACTTGAAATTGTAATGAGGTGCCATTCCTAGCATGTCGGCTTGCACGAGAGCGTTATTAGTTCCATATTTTGAGAATCTAGACTGCTTTCCCAAACGAACGTAGAGTTCTGTAACGTATTTTCTCCATTCATCCCAACCCCCAGCGGGTTCCTCTATGTGATTTGCGGTTTTTACAGCAATTGCTTTTAGATTCTTTGAACCCCAGACTGCACCTATACCCCCTCTTCCAGCCGCCCTCAGTTTGTCTACAATAATTGATGCATAACGAACTTTATTCTCACCAGCCCTACCTATGGCAGCTACGCTTACCTTTCCGTGTTTTGTCCTTAAACTATTAACAGTTTCCGATACGCTCTTGCCCCATAAATCGTTTGCATCTATTATATCAATATAATCATCTTCAATATATAGATATACTGGTTCGCTGGCCCTACCCTTAATTATTACTGCATCGATTCCAGCCATGCGTAACTTCGGTCCGAAAACTTCTCCAGCATAAGAATCATGTATTAAACCCGTTAAAGGAGAAATTGTGCCAAAGCAAGTCTTACCGGAGCCCGGAGCGTAACCCGATAACGCTCCGGGTGCTATTACAGCTACATTGTGTTCGCTTAAGGGATCTATTGGTAAACCTACTTCTTTATAAAGATAATACGTACAGAATCCCTTACCTCCCCAGAACCTTAAGGAGACGTCCTTCGGTATTTTCCTCTTTTCGATAGAATTTCTTGTTAAATCTACGTAGAGGATCCTCCTATTCTCAATATTCACCATATCTTATCTTCCCAGAAGGTAATACTATGTGATAGGATTTGAAAAGAGTGGTGTGAAAACTCATTATACTTCTATAATGAGATCATTTAAGCTCTTTGAATGATGCGCTCCAAGTAACCATAAGAGTTCTTCTTTTGCAGCATCTATCATAGAAGGAGTTATGGGCTCTCTGAGTTTATCGTTAACGTAATGCGCGAACTTGCTTAAGTTACACCACGTATTCTCATCGAGTAAGTCAGCTCTCTCTATTCCTATACCATTGTACCCGTTCTTGCTCCATATTATTATTTTTCCTTCGTTAGGACATATGCTTACACGAAGCGAATTATAACAATCTTTGAATTCTGAGATCAAACCTTCGATATCCTTCTTGATAACTTCCTTGTTACTCTTAATTATCCAGAACTTGTTATCGTATCTCGACTGGATTATTACGAATAAGTGGGCCGGGTAAACTGGTTCACACATATGCACGTTCCCCTTTAGTAATAGATAGTTTTAGAATAGTATTTTCGAGAACTTCGTATTATTGAGTTACTACTCAGGAGCCAGGGGTTTCATCACCCATCTCAGACGCCCGACGTACGAATCCTCATTGCTTCGGCCAGTTTAACTCACATAATTGTTTCCTGTAACTTCAACTGGAGGGAAGGGTTAATGAGAATTATTAAGAAGCCATTATCTAAAAGAGAAAAGAAGCAATTAATCAAGGAGATTCCGCGCGAGTTAATAGAGGTAGATCTTAACGAAAAGATAGAGGAAGCGAAAGTAGTCTCTGATAGGAGTGGAAAGGAGTACTTGGTTATTTATATTAACGACAAACCAACGCTTGCCAGAATAAAAAACAAATTCATTCCAATACTATGTGGTCAGAAACTAGAGTTTAGGGGCGTCGTTGTAGACGAAGGAGCTGTAAAACATATTACTAATGGAGCGGACGTAATGAGACCTGGAATCGTAGAGGTGAAGGGAGAATTTGATAAGGGAGATTTGGTTCTAGTCTACTCCGTCAACTTACCGTTCCCAATAGCAGTAGGGGAAGCTCTATACTCGTCAGAGGAAATTAAGAAAATGGAGAAGGGGAAAGTAATAAAGAACATACACCATTTGGGAGATGAACTTTTCAAGCTGTGTAAGGGTTTAGCTTAGAGATTAAACAATTGATTTAGTACGTAATCTCTTATATCGTTTATTGAAGGTAGCTTTTCGATAACTTTACCATTTTCAATGACCTTCCTTAATAATGGTATACAACCTTCCGGAGCTTCGACGTTCCATGGTAAGATTAGTCTCTTTTTGTTACAGACGTACAACTGCTTGAAGCCGGGGAGTTTCCCCCTCTTACTTCTGGGAACCCACCTATCGTTTTCGAACACCTCTACTATATCTGCACTTATGTCAACGCTTTTCGGGAACGCTATGGAAGTTCCGACACCGAACGCATCAACGATATCTCTAAGTTCTTGTATCACGTCTTCGTCTAGTCCGCCACTAACTACTATTTGAACGTCTTTACAACCGTTAATGTCTAAGGTCCATCGGACTTCTTCAATTATTCTACGGAAATTCCCCCTTCTAGAGCCTGGCGTATCTAATCTAACACCCTTCAATCTTTCTTTCAATGTCTTACAAGCTCTTAGAGCTTCCTCTCTTTCATCACAGAAGGTGTCGACCAGAGCAATTCTCGGGATAGATGGATCAGTATATTTGTCGAAAATGCTCCATGCAACTTCGCTATTGCCTATAATTACTATTAGAGCATGTGGCATGGTTCCCACTGGTTTGAGACCTAAGTACTTTTCGCTTAATGTGCCAGCTACTGCATCGACGCCACCGATGTATGCTGCCCTATCAACCATAGGTTGAATGGCTGGATGAACCGCACGCAACCCAAAGAACATTACTATTTTATTACCGGCTGCCTTTTTCACACGAGCGGCTTTAGTTGCTATTGACGTACTATGTCTTAACACACCCAATAACGATGTCTCGAGGTCAGCGAATTCACTGTATTTCCCTTCGATCACCATTAACGGCTCTTTCTCGAAAAAGATAGTGCCCTCTGGAACGGAATATACATTTACGTTCCTTCCTTCAATTATTTCCAATACTTCTTCCAAACCTGCGAATACGCCCCATTCGTAACCACTAGGAAAGGAGTATACATGAAATTCCATTCTAACGTTCTTGTCGACTCCGGACTTACTAACTATCTCTTTGGTACGTTTGAAGTATATATCTGTGGCCTCTCCGCTTTTTATTTCATCTGGAGATGCGATGAACATTACTAATCACCGACTACAGTTACGACAACCTTTCTAGAGGGCCTTGGTCCATCTAGTTCAACAACGAATATATTTTGCCATGTCCCTCTTATCAATCTACCTTCAATAACTGGAAACGTTCTAGAAGGACCAATAATTGAAGCCAAGATATGCGCATCCGCATTGTTATCAATCATGTTATGTCGCCAAGGTTTATCTGGTGGCACCAGTTCTTCCAAAGCGTTTAAAATATCACTCATTAACCCCGATTCGTGCTCATTAGCTATCACTGCAGCAGTTGCATGCGGTACAAAGACCGTACAGAGACCGTTTCTGATATTGCTTCTTTTAACTATTCTCTCTACGTCTTGAGTAACATCAATGAGTTCCTTTCTCCTGGAGCTACTTACAGTAAACGTTTCAATGTATACGGTCATTGTTAGTTCCCTGTTAAATTAGATGATCGGAAGAATAAGTATAGATATCCCATTATTCGCGAAGTAGCTCTGGTGTTGCTGTTGATAGTGAAGTATGAAGGTAATAATTCTTATATTGCTTTTTCAAAAGATTTTAAGATATCAGTCAACACTCCTGGAGGAACGTTCTTCATTTCTCTTGTTGATAATGAGGAAGCTCATTACTGCCCCCGAGGAGTTCGATGTAAAAACCCTACCGAGGGATGGATCGATCTATTCAGGTTTAGCGTCGCAATATTCCCAGAAGGCCTCGTTTTAGTTGATGAAAAGACGTCTGTAGGGATTGGTCGGATTCCACCTTCAATACATGTAGACATGTTAATTTCAAACTTCAATGAACCTGAGCACAAGTGTTTCCAAACAATTGAATTATTAGACGCTGGTGAGTACGTCGACCCATTTAAATGTATGATCTATAGTCCAACACTCGTTCATGAAATGAAATTAGAGCCGCAATGGTTCGAACTAATTTCTAAGGAGGAAAAAACCGTTGAAGTGAGATTGCTTGACGAGAAAAGAAAGAAATTACGTGTAGGACATGTAATTAAGTTTGTAAATACGCAGAATTCGAAGGAGCTTTACGCTAGAATAACTTCCCTAAGGGTGTATGATAATATAAAGAAGCTATTGGAATTAGAAGATCTAACAAGAGTAATGCCTGGTTACGATTACATGGAATCACTCGAAGTCTACAAAAAGTATTACGACGTGGAATCAAGGAAAGCAATCGCCATTGGGTTAGAAGTTCTTTAGTTTTTACAGATTTCAGATTTTAGTATGGAATATGTTTCTTTGGCGAACGAAGTAACTGGAAGTTCTCTCAATTCCCATCTACCTATACCTAAGAGCACGGGGACCCTTATTCTATCTCCAATTCTCTTTTTGTCCCTTAGTATATAGGAAGTATAGGCTTCCTCTTCGATCTCGCAAACGCTATTTAGGTTAACGAATTTTAGTATTTCGTAATCAGATATAACCTTGCTCACGATTTTGTCGAGTTCAGTCCCATTAATCTTATCATAGTATTTCGTCTCAACAATCATACCTAAAGCTACTGCTTCTCCATGTAGTAGCTCGTACTTGGAACCGCTTTCTAATGCGTGACCTACCGTGTGTCCATAGTTTAGAACTTCTCTAATACCTTTTCTCTCTCTAGGATCTTCCCTAACTACGTCCAGCTTCAATTTAGAAGCTCGTAGTACTAGTTCCATTACTTCGTCATCCCGTCTGGAAATTATTTCTTTTCTATTATTTACTAAGAAACTGAGATAGTCCTCGCTGAGCGTAAATCCGTACTTCAAGGCTTCGGCCAAACTCGATAGGTAAACTCTTTCGGGTAGCGTTTCAATGAACCTTAGGTCGCTTGCGACTATCGAGGGGTGGTAAAAGGAACCTATTATATTCTTCGTTCCTTTGTAATTTACTGCAGTCTTACCTCCTAAGGAGCTATCTATCATTGCCAGTAATGTAGTGGGAATTTGGACGAAAGGTATACCTCTCATATATATTGAGGCTGCGAAACCTACCGTATCACAAAGACTCCCTCCGGATGCACATGCTATCGCATCCCACCTAGAGGCCTTCCTCTCCCATAGTTTTTCGATTATATAAAGGGCTGTTTCAAGTTCCTTGCTTTTTTCACCGTCTTCGATTACCATTACATCTTCGAAGACTCTTTGTAATTCTGACGTAAGGTTAGGGAAATTGTCGTGAACGCCCTTACCTACAATAGCTAGTTTCGGATTGAAGTACGCTGTCCTTAGGAAATCTTTTAATCTTTCAAGTACGTTTCTCCCAACTATTATATGGTAGAAGTATTCATCCAGTATAGTGATTTTAAGTTCCTTATAATAGCTCTTCAAATTCCTCTTCCTCCTCTCCTTTACCTAGGAACGTTGATATTATGTAAGCTCCAGCACCTCCAATGAAAGCAATTACGACTATTAGCATAGGGTTTCCTAAGAGTATTTCTATTATCGTCGGTGCTGGCTTCAAGTATACGATGGGTAAGGTTGGAGCTAGGATGACCTTTGATTTATACGTTGTATATCCGGGAGCATCTACAGTCATTAATACTTCTCTTCCTATGTAATAGCTATTGACTTTTACAATAGCCACGCCATTGATGTTACTCATCCCTTCTCCAATAAGTTTATTATCAAAGTAGAACTTTACAACGGCTCTAGCAACAGGTTTATTATTTCTGGCATCGTAAATCCTTATCATTACATTTGACTTAGTAGGCTTCAAAGGAACGGAGACTTCCAAGTTTACTGGAACAGTAAAGGATTGAATACCCGTTGCAGCAACTTTTCCAGTTGCTGCTTTACAACTTAGAGACACTTGATAAGTACCTTTTGGTAAGTTTATTGAGGTGGATAAGGAGGGCTTCTCCATTCTCTGTAAAGTAAGTGGTTTAAGTAATGGTCCACCTTGTACGGAACCTTCACAATAAGATATGTAATCTAGTAGTAGTTTATCCTTGGTTTCTGCTTTTATAACAACTTTATATGTCCTATGAGCTATTGTAAACTCTAGAACTTTCGTGTTTTCATCAATGGTTATCTCAGTAACTAAAGGTTCGAAACCGGTAGCTGTTATTTTAACTTGGTAGAGACCTGGCGGAATTTCTATTACATTAAACTGTGACGAAAGTGTGAAATTCAACTTTATTCCGAAGTACTTGTTAACGAGAGTTAGATTAAATGAATCAACTAATCTCTTCAATTCGTCATACACGAATACCTTAATCTTTATTGTCTTCAATTGCAAGTAAATATTAAGAGAAGTATCGTTGAGTATGTTAATTATTTTCTTGTATTCTTTATAGTTCTTTGCAGTTACCGTTATTAAATACTCGCCAGGTGGTACCTTGACCGAAATTATGTTTGAAGCAGGATTTGATATCGTCATAATAGGTGTTCCAGGTATAGACAACGCTTTAAGGGAAACTGTGGACGGTAGCACTGGTCTCTTAAGCACAGCGTCGAATATAGATAGGGTCAAGTTGTAAAGTATTGGATCTAATTCATACTTCAATACCTCTGGCTTGTTTTCGCCTCGTGGCGAAACTAGAATGGAACCTGAGAGTTCTTTATGTAGTTTAGCTCTTATAGTTACTAAATATGTTCCCGGTCTTAATATACACTTAGCTTGACCTTTAGAATCAGTCATTATGTGTAAGTTCATCGGTCCAGAGATAGATATCGATGCACCTTCAATTGGCCCTTTCTTTATAAATGGCGGTGCTCCCTTACTGTATATTTCGAACACGATTTCCCTTCCCTTAACCACCAAAGGTATCGTTACATTCGCGTCTTTGTTTAGGTTAATTCTCTTTACATATTCTTTATAGTATGGATGGGATATTCGGATGACGTAGGAACCCTTTTCAAGATTAACTCTAACGATTCCATTCTCATTAGAGAATAATGGACCTACGTTTATGTATTTGCCTCTAATAGTGTTTCCGGAAATGATGACTTGTGCTCCTTCAATGGGCTTCTTAGTTTGTGAATCGATTATTCTTAGCTGCAATACATATACATAAGGCACAATGATTTCCGGAGATATATCTATCTCTATGATTGGTGGGTCGAAGTCCCATGATACAGGTACGGCTGGGACTAATTCCATTACCCTACCTATCTCAGTATCTATACTTAGAGTATAGGTACCTGATGGAACTTCTATTACCTTTGACCTTTCATTCGCATTAAATTCAATATTCCATTTAACGTTTACGTTATACAAGGCGCTTAAAGTTGAGACTATCTTACTACTCCTTACAAGGTTTAGGAATTTGGGTGTAAGAAGTATCCTTAGAATAGTATGCGAGTCTGCGGGATCATCTACTCTATAGAGGGATCCAGAGGATATGCAGTAAAGCTTAGAATCTATCTTGTAGCATGAATCCGCTCCATACATACTAAAGAGAATGTTACTGTCTTTCGGTCTTACGCTTATAACTCTATTATCAATAACGAACACCCGTGATCTAAAGCCATATACGTCAACGAAAATACCTAAGTCACTTAAATTCTTAGGTATAGATTCGCAATTTCTTACCTTCAGACTTAGGTTGCTCAAAAGCGGAATTAGTGAACATGCATTACCTACTTTATTTGCTATTATAATATCTCTCTCGTTCTCAATTATTGTTGAATTTGCTAGTTCTTTATAATTAATTAATTTGAACTTGTTGGCCTTTAAGTCATAAGTTATATAGGCCACCTTGATCTCATTTCGGGACTTACTTACTACTATCGTCACGTTGTTCTTCACTAATAACTTTGAATTGCTCAACGAGATATTCAGTGAATCAATTAGAACAGATTCATCTAGTTTAACAAATTCGCTAGGAGACGTAAAGACAGGGATGTATCCACGCTGTAATATTCCTAGAACGTTCAAAGTAGGGTTTAAGCTTACTATGTAACCTCTCGAAGTTATAAAGAGATCCTTATTCCATGCCTTACCCAAATATCGAACTTTACCTAGGCCGCACTTTTTCTCTTTTATGATATTTAATGCTTTATTTAGGACGAAATACGTACCATTTTTCGTTAATATATACACGTTTGACTTATCTTCTTCCAGTGCTATCGGATCTGAATCCACCATATTGGTATAGCTTAGAACGACTAGCTTATCCCCTGAAATTAACGACCTCAATAAGTATCCATTCGCCGTTTTTACATAGATTATCGAACCATTAGCCGGAATAAAGACGTTTGATATGTCTCCAAAGTCTCTTGGCTCGATTCTAACTTTATAGACACTTAATATCCCTTCTATTGGTACGTTAAGAGATAATTGATTCCAGTCTAATGTAAACGAGGTCGAATATACTCTTAAGTGTGCAATTAAGATTAGCGTAATTAGCAACAACTTTAACTTCGTTGTTATCACAATAATACCCGAAAAGGGAGTTCAACGATATCTAAAATATTTGCTCTTCTACTGCTATTAGCCTACTGAATTGACCTCACTTAAATGAATGAAGAAGATAGGACTATATGATAACGCCTCTGCTGACTCTGGATCTGTTCTTAACAAGTG is a genomic window containing:
- a CDS encoding aldehyde ferredoxin oxidoreductase family protein translates to MVNIENRRILYVDLTRNSIEKRKIPKDVSLRFWGGKGFCTYYLYKEVGLPIDPLSEHNVAVIAPGALSGYAPGSGKTCFGTISPLTGLIHDSYAGEVFGPKLRMAGIDAVIIKGRASEPVYLYIEDDYIDIIDANDLWGKSVSETVNSLRTKHGKVSVAAIGRAGENKVRYASIIVDKLRAAGRGGIGAVWGSKNLKAIAVKTANHIEEPAGGWDEWRKYVTELYVRLGKQSRFSKYGTNNALVQADMLGMAPHYNFKFTHLGDVGELKGDEIIKRAISVAEEDPSTYGYMCPVKCPKVIEGIKSEYEHLGMLGAADGIYKLDDVLKAIKTVNELGLDSISTGNVIGWLMETTERGYKLYDIKWGEAEKQRELMKLIAERKEIGALLAEGLKRITEIVGYGKEWAVHVKGLEAPAWDPRGLLGFGLSYATADVGASHLRGWPRPHKPPKEPAVNAIDSLIEDRDRVSVQDHMGTCVFLPYNFEDFSKLLEIVYGISISVEELRALSWRTESLSRLWAIKSGIRRSDDTVPPRWMEPAPTGPAKGLKAFLSYEDMEEAKTEYYKKRGWSLINGIPLPSTLKSLDLHEFVTDSEYLIKALDEMDKL
- a CDS encoding DUF1947 domain-containing protein, translated to MRIIKKPLSKREKKQLIKEIPRELIEVDLNEKIEEAKVVSDRSGKEYLVIYINDKPTLARIKNKFIPILCGQKLEFRGVVVDEGAVKHITNGADVMRPGIVEVKGEFDKGDLVLVYSVNLPFPIAVGEALYSSEEIKKMEKGKVIKNIHHLGDELFKLCKGLA
- a CDS encoding nicotinate phosphoribosyltransferase gives rise to the protein MFIASPDEIKSGEATDIYFKRTKEIVSKSGVDKNVRMEFHVYSFPSGYEWGVFAGLEEVLEIIEGRNVNVYSVPEGTIFFEKEPLMVIEGKYSEFADLETSLLGVLRHSTSIATKAARVKKAAGNKIVMFFGLRAVHPAIQPMVDRAAYIGGVDAVAGTLSEKYLGLKPVGTMPHALIVIIGNSEVAWSIFDKYTDPSIPRIALVDTFCDEREEALRACKTLKERLKGVRLDTPGSRRGNFRRIIEEVRWTLDINGCKDVQIVVSGGLDEDVIQELRDIVDAFGVGTSIAFPKSVDISADIVEVFENDRWVPRSKRGKLPGFKQLYVCNKKRLILPWNVEAPEGCIPLLRKVIENGKVIEKLPSINDIRDYVLNQLFNL
- a CDS encoding secondary thiamine-phosphate synthase enzyme YjbQ, with the translated sequence MTVYIETFTVSSSRRKELIDVTQDVERIVKRSNIRNGLCTVFVPHATAAVIANEHESGLMSDILNALEELVPPDKPWRHNMIDNNADAHILASIIGPSRTFPVIEGRLIRGTWQNIFVVELDGPRPSRKVVVTVVGD
- a CDS encoding ASCH domain-containing protein; this encodes MKYEGNNSYIAFSKDFKISVNTPGGTFFISLVDNEEAHYCPRGVRCKNPTEGWIDLFRFSVAIFPEGLVLVDEKTSVGIGRIPPSIHVDMLISNFNEPEHKCFQTIELLDAGEYVDPFKCMIYSPTLVHEMKLEPQWFELISKEEKTVEVRLLDEKRKKLRVGHVIKFVNTQNSKELYARITSLRVYDNIKKLLELEDLTRVMPGYDYMESLEVYKKYYDVESRKAIAIGLEVL
- a CDS encoding 3-dehydroquinate synthase, which encodes MKSYYKELKITILDEYFYHIIVGRNVLERLKDFLRTAYFNPKLAIVGKGVHDNFPNLTSELQRVFEDVMVIEDGEKSKELETALYIIEKLWERKASRWDAIACASGGSLCDTVGFAASIYMRGIPFVQIPTTLLAMIDSSLGGKTAVNYKGTKNIIGSFYHPSIVASDLRFIETLPERVYLSSLAEALKYGFTLSEDYLSFLVNNRKEIISRRDDEVMELVLRASKLKLDVVREDPRERKGIREVLNYGHTVGHALESGSKYELLHGEAVALGMIVETKYYDKINGTELDKIVSKVISDYEILKFVNLNSVCEIEEEAYTSYILRDKKRIGDRIRVPVLLGIGRWELRELPVTSFAKETYSILKSEICKN
- a CDS encoding PEGA domain-containing protein, which codes for MITTKLKLLLITLILIAHLRVYSTSFTLDWNQLSLNVPIEGILSVYKVRIEPRDFGDISNVFIPANGSIIYVKTANGYLLRSLISGDKLVVLSYTNMVDSDPIALEEDKSNVYILTKNGTYFVLNKALNIIKEKKCGLGKVRYLGKAWNKDLFITSRGYIVSLNPTLNVLGILQRGYIPVFTSPSEFVKLDESVLIDSLNISLSNSKLLVKNNVTIVVSKSRNEIKVAYITYDLKANKFKLINYKELANSTIIENERDIIIANKVGNACSLIPLLSNLSLKVRNCESIPKNLSDLGIFVDVYGFRSRVFVIDNRVISVRPKDSNILFSMYGADSCYKIDSKLYCISSGSLYRVDDPADSHTILRILLTPKFLNLVRSSKIVSTLSALYNVNVKWNIEFNANERSKVIEVPSGTYTLSIDTEIGRVMELVPAVPVSWDFDPPIIEIDISPEIIVPYVYVLQLRIIDSQTKKPIEGAQVIISGNTIRGKYINVGPLFSNENGIVRVNLEKGSYVIRISHPYYKEYVKRINLNKDANVTIPLVVKGREIVFEIYSKGAPPFIKKGPIEGASISISGPMNLHIMTDSKGQAKCILRPGTYLVTIRAKLHKELSGSILVSPRGENKPEVLKYELDPILYNLTLSIFDAVLKRPVLPSTVSLKALSIPGTPIMTISNPASNIISVKVPPGEYLITVTAKNYKEYKKIINILNDTSLNIYLQLKTIKIKVFVYDELKRLVDSFNLTLVNKYFGIKLNFTLSSQFNVIEIPPGLYQVKITATGFEPLVTEITIDENTKVLEFTIAHRTYKVVIKAETKDKLLLDYISYCEGSVQGGPLLKPLTLQRMEKPSLSTSINLPKGTYQVSLSCKAATGKVAATGIQSFTVPVNLEVSVPLKPTKSNVMIRIYDARNNKPVARAVVKFYFDNKLIGEGMSNINGVAIVKVNSYYIGREVLMTVDAPGYTTYKSKVILAPTLPIVYLKPAPTIIEILLGNPMLIVVIAFIGGAGAYIISTFLGKGEEEEEFEELL